AATCTGCCAGAAGGTACTAAAGTAGCAGTTCTAGAAGATGTCGTCACAACTGGACAATCGGCCATGAAAGCTGTTGACCGACTCAGGACGGCTGGTTATGTTGTGGATGAGGTAATTTCTTTAGTAGACAGACAGCAAGGGGGAGCAGAGTTTTACGAGTCTGTCGGGTTGAAGTTTGTAGCTGTGTTCACGATCGCGGATCTGCAACAAAGGTATCGAGAGTTAAATAGTTAGTAGAATGCGATCGCCTTATTGACAAGTTTTGAGCAATGGGCGATCGCACTTTTAAGTTGTGAGAATAGTTATCCTAGAAGATACGAGTTCAGCAAATTTATAGTGTCTAACAAGCAACCACAGCAATGTGAATTGTGTCAAAGGGAAATGGATGATTTAACTGTCCATCATTTAGTTCCGCGACAAAATACCAAACGCAAAAAACAAGACCCAGGAGAAACAATCAATATTTGTTCTGCCTGTCATCGTCAGATTCATACTTTATTTGATAACAAAGTTCTTGCTCAAGAACTCAATACTCTCGAAAAACTCAGCAATGAACATAATTAATTTA
Above is a genomic segment from Nostoc sp. MS1 containing:
- a CDS encoding HNH endonuclease; protein product: MSNKQPQQCELCQREMDDLTVHHLVPRQNTKRKKQDPGETINICSACHRQIHTLFDNKVLAQELNTLEKLSNEHN